AGGACTGCTGCCGCTGCTCTTGTTTTCAGGTTATCACTCCAGCGCCCAACAAGATGTGGTGAATTCGGTAAATGTAAACCTGACCATTGTACCGCCATATTCTCCTTATTATTCAGATTATTCAGGAGCCAATGCTTCAAAAGTATTCGTGGTGCTGCAAAATATGAGCAGGCAGCCGGTACAGCTCAAATTACATGGAAAACTAACGGGCGACAATGGTTTAATGATCACTACCAAGCCCAATTATATGCCTTCGCAGCCCATTATACTCAATGGTGGAGAAGTAAAACAATTGAATGGAATATCGCTTAAGGATATCTTTGACCTGGATAACCTGGATATCAGCGGCGGAGATAAAAACAAACTCATGTTATCCTCACGCTTGCCTGAGGGAAATTACAGCTTGTGCCTGCAAGCTTTAGACTACAATAGCGGACGGCCAATTTCTGGTACCGCCGTTTCAATGGGATGTAGCAACATCAGCATCCTGTATCCGGATGCACCGGTGCTGATTAATCCGATGCCAGCTACTGAAACCCCAGTAACAAATCCGCAAACGCTGGTGTTTACCTGGGCCAATCCGGGAACGGTACCTATTGGTACTCAATATAAACTGGAAATTGCAGAAATGCCGGATGCCACTAAAAATCCAAATCAGGTGCTCGATGCCACTTCTTTCCCTTTCTTCTCGCAAATGGTTTCCACCACATCTTTTTTGTACAGTGCAACTGCACCTGCTTTACAGATAGGTAAGCACTACGCCTGGCGGGTTACAGCTACAGATTTAACAGGTAAAGTAGAGTTTAAAAACAAAGGTGTAAGTGGAGCATCAACATTTATATATGGCACAAGTACAATTACCTCCAATTTGCCCATTACAGCAGGCGCTTTATTTGTGGTTTCCCCAACTTGTCAGAATAATCCATCTCCTGTAGAAGTGTTGATGGGGCCGAATAATGATTTGTCATTCAGCTGGCTATGGAAAGAGCAGATGGATAGAATGCAGGTAAGTGGACAGTTGGACGAAAACACATTGTCGAATTATACCCAAATAAATACCCCTAATGGACCAGTTATCATCGCCAGATATGAACTCCTTTTTAAAAGAATTAGCAATAACTTGCACAGCAGCAGTGAAAAGACTCAGTTGAGTTATAGCTTCAATGCACCAAAAGGGAATTTGAAATTTACCGATATACAGGCCAGAGCACAAGGCTTTTTTACCGGCGAAGTGTATACCCTTAAAATCACTGCTTACGATAAAAAAGGAACCATTATTGACGAAACAACATCATGCCCCTGGCTCATTAAGGAAGAGACTGCAATAGCGCAGACGCAATTGAATGTAACCGGAAAACTGGCATATACCTTTGATAAAACAACCTACTATGGAGCCAATAACACCAGCATCACGCTACAACTGGTAGATCAGGCTAAACCTGCCTTACAAACTTATCAAGTTAACGGAAAGCCAGTTTCAGTTGTCAATCTTGACCCAGCTAAAACATCAGTGTCGGTAAGCACCGATGCCGAAGGTAATTTTAAGGCCCAGATCCCGATTTCAGCAAATGATAAAGGCAATAAATATATCCTGATGCGCATCAACAGTGCCTATTACGCCATGCTTGAAAATAACATTCCGGTTAAAATACCCGAAATAAACAGATCTACAGCAAATGGCAAAACTACAATTCAACAAGATACATTAAAGCTTGGTGAAGTACGTACCGGGGTTTACAATTATAACCTTGCAGTAACCCTTAAAAAAGGCTTTCCTGATAAAATAAGCATCAATGATTTTAACGCAGTAAATGGAGCTGCCGGTTATGTGCCCGTTAACTATAACAATCTATCGATTGATAAAAGTTCTATCGACACCTTATCACGCTTACCGGCAGGTATCCCAGTAATACTGTTTCGCAAGGCAAAATCAGCTTATATACCTTATTACGAAGCTGGGAAAAAGATAACAGCAACAGCGCAAAATGCCAATTACATCCCGGTTGCAGAAGCCAAAACACAAGTCTCAACAAATGGAAAGACCATTGTTCAGTTCAAACAGCTGATCTGCAATTTTGAGATGGGGGATGAGTATTACCTTCAGGCCATGCTGCCCGACACGGGAGCAAACCGCAGGGATGAGCTGACTGCACCTATACAGCAGCAGCGCTTTATGCCTTCGTCAGACCAACTGCAAACCGCAGCTTCTAACACGCTGAACCAGGCAATCAATTACAACATTATTTCTAAAAAGCCACCTATGGCAAAAGTAAAGGGCAAGGTGATGTACCAATGGCCAAGTCAGCCAGGTGTATTACGCCCGTATGCCAACAAGCCTTTCGAAATCAGCATGCGGGTTAAAACAAATCTGGATAAGAGTGTAAATGCCAATTGTCAAAATTATCCGGTAGAGCTGCAGCAGGTTTTTAAAGACGCAAGAGGTGGTGGCAGTACCTCGGTTCCCCTGGCACCAGGGCCAGATAATCTGGTGGTAGGAAGAGGTAGAACAGATGCAAAAGGAAATTTCGAAGTATCCATTTTAAACTTTATGCAAATGGGGACTATTGAGGGGCTTGTATTGAAACAAACAGGACCGGCAACTGGGCCTACCTGTGCCGAAATTGCTGCGATGCAAAAGCAGGCCGAAGAAAAGGCCAGACAGATTGCGTCGCAACCGGTCACAGTAGCAGCCCCAATAGTCGTTAGTCCTGTACAAAGTATTACACAAAGCATCAACCTCTTCTCAAGTACGGTACAGATCGGCACTTCCGCATCAGCAACGTCTCCTGTAGGAGGAACAATATTAAAAGGACCCTCAGCCTTCGAGCCCCTGGAAGGAACAATGGAAGCTCGCATAGATATTCCCGGTTTTGTAGACCGCTATTTTAGTCTTGACGGTTTGCCGGTAGTCGCATCCATCAGTGGCGGTAGTCCGGCCAATAAACCAGATCGTTTTGTAGTCCAGCCTTTTGAAACAGTTGATCTGGGGACGATTGTAACCAATGTAGATGAAATTCAGGATTACCGCATCAATTTTTATGTGAACAACAGCAAAAGTAACGAAGCCCTTACTGGTGCCAAAGTGGTGGTATTTAGGGGCAAAGCCCCATCAGTAACGCCGCCCGATGGAGAAGGGTCTATAAGTCACCCTAAAAAGAAATTATTGAGCCCGGATTTTGGAGGCACAGCCGATTATAAAGGAACCAATGGGGTAGCTTTAAAATTCGATGATCCTGTAGAATGGGTTATTGATACGGCTTTTTCCATCACTAAAGATGGCGGAAATAAAGGTTACATCAACCTGGGTAAAAAAAGGTTACTAAACAACGAAAGCCTGTATGCTTTGCAGGTAACACCAGGTGCAGAAAACGGAGGAGGAAGTTTTCAACCGGTACTGGTCTCTTTACCCATCAATTATCATTCCGGCTGGAACGAAGTGGTAAGTAGAAATGACTATTTGGGAACAGTTGTAGTTGCTCAAGGCGCTCAAAGCTATGATTCAAGAGGGGTATACCTTGATCTTTCCTCCAGCAGAATTGCAGGAAGAGTGATTGATGCCAGCAGCAGCAAAGGAATCAAAAATGCCACTATCTGCCTCAATAATTTAAAAACCAATGCCTACAGGTTTATAACGACCATAGATACCAGTGGTTATTTTGAGATCAAAAGTGATCAGTTCAGTAATTTTTTATGGAAGAATGAGGAGAAAATAAGCATCACCGTGTATGCAGATGGTTATACCACACCAGCAGCGATCAGTCCGCAGGTTACCGAAAAGGGCAATAAGTATTATTATACCCTGTTGATGAAACCCGCTAAAAGTTTGGTTTTAAAAACTGTTGATGCAGTAAGTAATCAGGTGGTAACGGCTTTCGCTACCCGCGGCGACGGAACCATTTTTGACCAGGTTACTACCGCCTCTGGTTTGTTCATGATGGCCGTACCAGCTGTCGGAGTACAAAAAGTGACCATTTACCCTAAAGATCCCGCATATTTTGAAGAAACAGTCAGCTATAATCCCACCGAGTTTGATGGCACCAAAACCATAAAAATGCTGAAAAGGCACCACCGTATGCGTTTTGTTATGGTAGACAATAATGGCAATAAAATCCAGGCACTGAATACCAAATTTAAAGTAATCATTAACAACGACCCAACAAAAGTAGGGGTATACGAAAGCAATGGCGACATCTCCTTTGATTTTGAAAATGTATCTATAAACAACTATACCATTCAGGTCATTGACATAGCTGGAAGAGGCTACATTCCCAAGGTATTTAACCTTAAAAATGAGGAATCGAAGCTACCGATAGTTTACAATGTTAAAATGTTGCAGGGTTTCTCCGTAAGTGGGTTGGTAACCCTGGCACAGGGGCTGAACAGCAAGCCTGTGCAAAATGCCAGGGTTTACGTGGATTACAACAGGCAGGCAGAGGTAGATTATAACAATAACACAGCTGACGCAACGGCGTATTCCCTGCTGGAATCAAGAACGGATAAGAATGGCCGATATGTGATCAGTGGTATCCCTTATAATGTAGAGAATGGCAACCTGAAAGCCACCTTGCAGGCTATACTGGATACCACTTTTAATGTAAATGGGGATAAAAAGACCATTAACATAGCTCCACTGGCACAAAATGTGGCCGATTTTAAACTAACAGGATTAGATATACCCAAAATTTCAGGTATCTGGGGATACCCGTTATCCATCGAAAAAATAGAGGAACTGAAGGTGTCTGGCATAACCAAATACAAAATCACGGGGCTGGTCGACCTGAGTACTAACCAGTCGAAATTGGTACCTCTTGATCCTAAAACTAAAGTGCGAATTACCGATGTCATCTTGGTGAAAAGTACAGTAAAGGTAGAATATGTACCTGAGTTGGACGCGATACCGCTGGATGCCCTGGCTACTTTAAAAATGAAATACCTGAACCGATATAACGTGATTTTAAAGAATCCAAAGAATATAACAGGCAGACCACTGCCCCTGACATTGGAGAAAATGAGTACAGGAGGACAAAATGGAGGCGCAGTAAACGCCATGGTAAGTATCGTAGATAACTCTTTTGATTTCCCATCTTCGTATTTAAGCTTTCAGGACGCTCAGAGAAAGGTGCCGGTTTCTTTCTATTTGTTCAATAAAAATGAACGCAGTAGCACAGGCTTGCCTACAGTTAGGGCAATCTACAATACCGATTATAACTATGATATTTATAACCTTTCAGATTCGACAGGTAAAGCCTTGAAATTCTCTTTTATAGGCTTTCCGGCTACAGCAGATCCTTCTGGGTCTTTTATTGCTACAACTGGAAAGATAAACCTGGATGTCAATGTAAAAGCCAAAATTCCCAACAGCAAACAAGGAACGTTGGATATCCGCATCAAAAATCTGGTGCTGGATGGGAATAGCATTGAGAAAAGTAAAGGTACAGAGCCGATACAGATAGATTTGCAGACCTGGAAATTACAGGTGAAGGATTGGGAGATTGACCCCAAACAGGGTGGAATTGTTTCTGCCAATACCTTAGTTAAAACTGGAATTGTAGATGTAAAAGCCAGAACCTTTAACCTGCGTAGTGACCTGTTTGTGCTGAAAGATTTTGACGTCGAAAATATCTCTCTGGGAGGCGGTTTAGTGCAGCTGACAGGAATTGACGCCAAAAACACCAGTCTGGTTTTCGACGAAGCATGTGGAAGTGACCACGCAGCACACTGGCGGTTTTCTGCAGTGGGCAGCGGGAACAAGCCTGTAGCCAGTATTCCTTTGCCTGCAATTGCCAATAAGGTTGCAGCTACTATACTGGACGTAAATTATTTCCAGCTAATCAGTTACAACAATGAGAATATTGTAAGTCTGGCCAATAATCAGAATGGACTCAAACTGTACAACAACAAGAAGTTTACGTTTTTCCCCATGTCCTTTACGAGTGATAATAATTCTTTTGCTTTGACCGGGCAAACTAAGATTGATGTCCCCCGGATTGGCAATATGGCTTTAAACCTGGTTTATACTAAAAACGGATCGGTATGGGACATGGAACCAGGTAATTTTAAACTGGGATTTGAAGGCAAAGGCTATGTACAATTTAACCGAGACGAGACAGCAAAAATAGAACAGCAAGGACACATTACTAAGATGAAAGGGTTGGTGCAAGAGCCCGGCAAGATCAACCCTATGCCTTGTACTTTCTCTTTTGGTGAGCCGGTTAGTGGCAGCGGTATGGTAGATAAAGGTACTGTAACCTTACTAAGCGGTTACAAGTTGCGGTTAGACGGATCGAGCAGTTCGCCAGGAGCGCCGGCAGGGGATAACGACCTGAGCTTGAGTATTAGTAGTGATGCAACAAACGGGATGCGTGTAGATGGCACAAACGACTGGTCTACCCTTAAGTTTTCAGGTCCTTTAAACGACCCGAAATCCGCTGCGATGGTCAAAGAAAAGCCGATCTATAATTTCGAGGTTCTTGGCGATATCCAGGTGAGCGGAAACCAGGTGAAAATGGACCAGGTAAGTACGCCATTGGGGAATGTAGAGATGGTTTACGACTTTGACGCCAAAGAAATGCGAGGCAGTCTGCATATGTCTGAAGTGAATTTTGGCGGCTATTTGTTCTCTGGGGATGTACAGGTGACCAATGGCTCCAGGGGCATGTTGATTCTTGGTGCAGGTTCGCTAAATACAGGCACGCTATTCTTCAACGGCTTTGGCACCTTCAATATCGGCCTGCTTTTTGGCAATTCCAGTTTAACTAACAGCAACATCAGTACAGTAACGCAATATAGCAAGGCTAAAGAAAACATCTGTTGGTTACAACAGAACCAAAGCAACTTTAAAGGTTTCTTTTTAACGGGAGGCTATGATCTGATCAATGAACGCTATGGTTTTGATATTGGTATTGCTTCTGTTTATTTAAATGCTATGTTGGGAGTTGAGGTCACCTTGGGTGGTAATTTCGCCACCTCGCCTTCACCAAATCTGATGGCCTTGATTGGTGCACACGGTGAGATCAACGCTGGTTTGGATGCCATAACCGGTACCTCTATCTCTGGTGGCCTCTCAGCGCATTTAACCGCATCCGCAACCTATAGTACCGGTGGTTTTTCAGTCAGTGGAAATGCTGGTGTGAAAGTCAAGTACATGGTCAGTCAATGGATCCCCTTAGTTGGCCAAAAAAGCTTTGGAGGAAGTATGGATGCTGGCATATACATTACGCCTAAAACATTGAAGTTTTCATTGGGCCAAAACAATACAAATGTAGCGTGTGTAACTAATAAAGACCTTTAAACCTGAAAGTAATGCGACAATTTAAAAGTATATCAATGAAATTAATGAACCTGATCCTGGTAAGCTGTTTTGTAATTAGCAGTAGTTTTGGACAAAATCCAAAAGCAGTGCCCGGACGTGCAGGTATTTGGATCATTTGTGGCGACAAGCTGCCAAAAGGATCTGGTTATAAAATTATGCGCCAGAAAGGCAATGCCGGTTGGATAGATTTGGCAGAATTGCGTATGCCAGCTACGGTAGAACAAGTGCGAGCTGAGCTGTTGAATGTGCAGCGAATTGCAGGGCTCGATCTTGCGCCCATTTCACAGGTCAAGCTCGACAGCCTATGGCAGCGGATCAATGCACGAACCAATGAATTTTCTCCTCCCGAAATACAGGGTGACTATGCCCTGCGTAGCGCAATTGGCACAGCCTGGTATGATGCCACAGCAGATAGCCTGACTAGTTACAATTACAAAGTGCAATTACTACAAAAGAATGCGCCCCCCACAGAAGGGCAAATCACAGGATTTACCACTTATCCTGGTGAAAAATTCAGCACAGATATTAAACCAGTTCTCATTAACCCTTCAAAAGAGGGAATTTATGCCGAGTTTGAAGTCGTCGATCAGGGGAAAATGACCCATTGTAAAGTATTTAGAGGTTATTACATGCGCAGTGGTTATCAGGAGATCAATGTATCGCCCATGTTCATCAGTCGCAACAATAAACTTTTCATTTCATTTACTGATAAAACGGCAGTTGAAAAAGTGCCTTACACTTATGTGTTGATGCCTTTTGATGCAGTAGGTAATACGGGTTTGCAATCGCCAGAGATCAGAGCTTTCAATGTTCCGGAAAAAAGTATTGTACCGTCGGTAACCAATTTTAAAGCGATATCTGCAGAAAAAGAAAAAGCCATTAAACTGAGCTGGAAGCTGCCAGCTACGCAAAACATCACTTCAGTGGATATTTATAAGAGCAGAACATTCGACGGGAAATACCAAAAGATAGCCAGTCTGGGTTCATCGGACAGCCTTTATCTGGATCACTTGGTAGACCCCATAACCACCTATTATTATACCATCGGATTGAATGGGGTATATGAGTCGTCTCCTTTATCGCCCCGTGTTCCAGGAGTTTTAAAGGCCAGCAACGAAAACCGCTTCCCACCTCAAAACCTGCAGTTGAGGCAAAACGGACAAGAGGTCATCCTTACCTTTAGCCGTATGGAACCAGACACCAGGGCTTACCACATATACCGGGCAAGGGGTCGCGAAGGGATTTTTGAACAGTTAGGCTTGCCCATTATTACCGACAGTAGCAGGATTGCATTTATCGATACCATTCCGGCCACGGCTACCTCCGAAGTATATGCCTATGCTGTGGCCGATCAGAACACTTCATACGTCATCAGCCCCAGAACTGAAGCAGTATATGCTTATACTTCCGGCAGCGCTAAACTTCCCATTCCACATGATGTTTATGTACGGAAAACAGATGATCAAAAACTGCAGGTGATCTGGCCGGATATGCGGCGGGAATCGGCTACTATACAAGGTTATTTACTGTATCGACATGTAGAGCCATTAGACAGTACAGCAAAAGGTACAGCAGCGGTATTACTAAGCCAGTCCGTTATTCCTGCAACTGTAAACTGCTATACTGATAGTTTAATTGAAGAAGGAAACCGCTATTTTTACAGCATTAAAACAGTAGGGGAAACCCTTAAAAACAGCAGTAGCCCAAGTTTAGAAGCCGGCTATACCTTATATGCCGACATTCCTGGTGGCCTGGCCAATGTTAAGGCTTTTGGAACTGGCGATGCCGTTGAATTGCATTGGGATAACCCCATGGGACAGGAACTAAGGGCCATAAAGATATTCAGGGCCGAAGAAGGGAAACCTGCAGTGGAAATAGCTAGTCTGCCGGCAAATAAAGAAGCATTCACCGACAAGACTGTAAAGACCGGCAATGTTTATTATTATAGTTTTAAAGTGCAAAACAGTAAGGGAAAAACAAGTATGCCGACAACCCCCATAGGGATCAGGTTGTAATTAACCTGGATTGTCCCCCGTACTTTCTTTAGCTGCTGAACCCTTGTTTAAATCGTTATTTTCTGTAGCTTCAGAAGATGCTTTGCCACTCTCAGCTGTTCGCTCGCCAGCTTTTGGACTCAAATCTTCCCGAGGCTCTACAGCGTTTATATTGCGGTGTATTTCTCTTTTCACACCTTCAGAAGCATCTTTAAAATCTCTCAGACCCTGACCTAATCCACGTGCCAGTTCCGGCAATTTTTTACCGCCAAATAGCAAAAGAATAACTACAAGGATAAGCATGATTTCGCCACCACCCATATTTAAGAATTCAATTAATGTTCCTGTATACATGTTAATATTACTTTAAATAAACCATTTAAGTTTTTTCAAAGATAGAGCGTGTTAAACATATTTTTAGCCACATTAAAACATTCTAATGTGGTTAATTGCCAAATTTTTTCATGTAATCATTTAGCTGTGCCTGTACCTTATTAGAAAGCGCAATTTGTTTACCCTTTTTGGTGAAATCAGCCATAGCGTTTAGCAATTGAAAACTGAACTGTATTTCACGCATATCTACATTGTTTTTATTTTCAGTATATAAGTGATAATTGTAATCCAATTGATCAACAACAGCTTTGTCAACAGTATTGATCAGCTTGCTACCAAAAGCAACATCATTTAATTGAAACGCCAGTTGAGCTAAAAACACCTTTTGACCGGCATAATCATAGTAAGGTATAATATCAGGCATTTGCTGATCATATTTATGCAGAGCCTTCAGCGCAAGGTCATTTCGTCCTTCCTGCATAAGACCTTCCATCAGATCAACAAAAGTTGATGTCATTACCGGATAATACACTGATCTCGATTGATGATCCAGATAGCGTGCATTTTTAAAATTACCAAACTCAAACTTGTTCATGATATTATTGTACATAACCATGGTGTTCGTTTTGCTCAGCTGATTATGAATTGTGGTATCTTTTTCAAGCGGTATTAAATGATATATAAAACCTTCTTTATATAAATAGGGTTGTAAACCAATAAAGTTCTCATTATTCATTGTTGTGGTAAAACAAATCGGCCTTTTCCAATCGTTATGCGCCAATATATCCAACATGGCAAGATTATCCTTGGTAATGTAGTTA
This is a stretch of genomic DNA from Candidatus Pedobacter colombiensis. It encodes these proteins:
- the tatA gene encoding twin-arginine translocase TatA/TatE family subunit; translation: MYTGTLIEFLNMGGGEIMLILVVILLLFGGKKLPELARGLGQGLRDFKDASEGVKREIHRNINAVEPREDLSPKAGERTAESGKASSEATENNDLNKGSAAKESTGDNPG